A single window of Sphingomonas sp. IW22 DNA harbors:
- the gmd gene encoding GDP-mannose 4,6-dehydratase, with translation MQHKTALITGITGQDGAYLAKLLLEKGYRVHGVKRRSSSFNTGRIEDIYQDPHVQNPRFRLHYGDLTDSTNLIRLVQEVKPDEIYNLAAQSHVAVSFETPEYTANADGMGPLRLLEAIRILGMEKKVRFYQASTSELYGLVQSVPQSETTPFYPRSPYAVAKLFAFWTVVNYREAYGIHASNGILFNHESPLRGETFVTRKITRAAAAIKLGRQEKLYLGNLDAKRDWGHAREYVRGMWLMLQQDQPDDYVLATGETTSVRTFAEWAFADAGIRLRWQGAGIDEKGYCADTGRCLIEVDERYFRPTEVDLLIGDPAKAKRALGWSHETSPRDMVREMVEADLVVMQTAPIGNGA, from the coding sequence GTGCAACATAAGACAGCCCTAATAACCGGTATCACAGGCCAGGACGGCGCCTATCTGGCAAAGCTGCTGCTTGAAAAGGGGTATCGGGTGCATGGGGTGAAGCGCCGGTCGTCTTCCTTCAATACCGGGCGGATCGAGGACATATATCAAGATCCCCACGTACAAAATCCGCGATTTCGCCTGCATTATGGTGATCTGACTGATTCGACCAACCTCATCCGATTGGTGCAGGAAGTAAAGCCAGACGAAATTTATAACCTTGCCGCGCAAAGTCATGTCGCGGTCAGTTTTGAGACGCCGGAATATACTGCCAACGCCGATGGCATGGGTCCGCTTCGGTTGCTGGAAGCAATTCGTATTCTCGGCATGGAAAAGAAGGTTCGCTTTTATCAAGCATCTACGTCCGAACTTTACGGCCTTGTTCAATCTGTGCCGCAAAGTGAAACAACACCATTCTACCCCCGAAGCCCCTATGCAGTTGCAAAGCTGTTCGCCTTTTGGACTGTCGTAAACTATCGCGAGGCCTATGGCATTCATGCCTCGAATGGCATCTTGTTCAACCATGAGAGCCCGTTGCGCGGCGAAACCTTTGTGACGCGCAAAATCACACGGGCGGCCGCAGCAATCAAACTGGGCCGCCAGGAAAAGCTGTATCTTGGCAACCTGGACGCAAAGCGCGACTGGGGACATGCGCGCGAATATGTCCGCGGCATGTGGCTGATGTTGCAGCAGGACCAGCCAGACGATTACGTCCTTGCGACCGGCGAAACGACATCGGTGCGCACGTTTGCTGAATGGGCATTCGCGGATGCTGGCATTCGATTGCGCTGGCAGGGCGCCGGCATCGACGAAAAGGGCTATTGCGCGGACACCGGTCGCTGCCTGATCGAGGTGGACGAGCGCTATTTCCGCCCCACCGAGGTCGATTTGCTAATCGGCGATCCGGCAAAGGCGAAACGCGCACTGGGATGGTCTCACGAAACCAGTCCGCGCGACATGGTCAGGGAAATGGTCGAGGCCGACCTTGTCGTCATGCAGACGGCTCCGATTGGCAACGGCGCCTGA
- a CDS encoding glutathione S-transferase → MADHVLYSFRRCPYAMRARLALRASGTRYELREVRLSNKPAELLLDSPKGTVPVLRTADGRVIEESLAIMRWALDARDPEGWLLRDDPALIAMNDGMFKHHLDRYKYPNRYGLEVDRHREIGLHFLQGLDARIAVSGQLCGRLRGLADAAIMPFVRQFAGVDPDWFEGQPLPYLKAWLASHIASDLFDNIMGRAATWSHGDHPIIVEATK, encoded by the coding sequence ATGGCTGATCACGTGCTCTACAGTTTCCGTCGGTGTCCGTATGCCATGCGAGCGCGATTAGCCTTGCGCGCGAGTGGTACGCGCTACGAGCTTCGCGAGGTTCGGCTTTCCAACAAGCCCGCGGAACTGTTGTTGGACTCCCCCAAGGGGACCGTTCCCGTACTTCGGACAGCCGACGGAAGGGTGATCGAGGAAAGCCTCGCGATCATGCGCTGGGCTCTGGATGCGCGGGATCCCGAAGGCTGGCTCTTGCGCGACGACCCGGCGCTGATCGCGATGAACGACGGCATGTTCAAGCACCACCTCGATCGATACAAATATCCAAATCGTTATGGTTTGGAAGTCGACAGGCATCGCGAAATTGGACTCCACTTTTTGCAAGGCCTTGATGCTCGGATAGCGGTTTCCGGCCAATTGTGCGGGCGGCTACGGGGGTTGGCAGACGCCGCCATCATGCCGTTCGTCAGGCAGTTTGCTGGCGTCGATCCCGACTGGTTTGAAGGTCAGCCGCTCCCCTACCTGAAGGCATGGCTTGCGAGCCACATCGCTTCGGATTTGTTCGACAATATCATGGGCCGGGCAGCAACTTGGTCTCATGGCGACCATCCCATCATCGTGGAAGCTACGAAATAA
- a CDS encoding AsmA family protein, which produces MTHDGAGPEVATVRLEAAKNPAQSESRRRRIWRIVRNILIGVIAAVAAIWLVLFITKGRFLKGPFERTVTRLIDRPVRVGGDFQLYFAPFDIKFLAEGLTVANPDWTTRRHLFTARRIATRIAPLSLLFGRRRLRWLDLSDASLDLEWNDARTANSWTFASDGKGKPFELPIIDRAVLVSTALRYRDPQLDLIADLDFSSIRSRDARIGEAVRFTGVGRIRRTPFTLRGALLTPNATAARGRNRLLLNAVAAQNRITMSGTLPSLADIEGVPLAVTARGRNAAELLGILGVVIPRTRAYRLKSTLVKRGSEYRFGDLTGRFGDSDITGAFTVQNGGPRVHIDANLTTRLLDIVDVAPFIGYNPDLVASRGFAAAARAAGAPPARLLPDASLRAEGLRAFDADVRYRVSRLRSDSVPVTDVSVTVALDNGLLHLSPFSFTMARGTVASDVRIDWRRRPARIAYDFRMGATPMARLLAGFGVEEAGTSGTVRGRVQLEGDGDTLHDSLATSRGRIAFVIPQGQLTTRNVQLSELDLGTFVQKMFESRLKEPVRINCGLIAFTVKGGAAAADPILIDTSKNVVVGRGGFSFATEQIDLAFRADAKKFSLFSGQSPVGIGGYFAKPSLDVVSPQLLGRAGAGLGLAVLAMPPAALLAFVDVGDARAAACGPVLAGATAKGQRTRDGKPRDDLGTGTEDRSKDKLRKKFLGIF; this is translated from the coding sequence ATGACGCATGACGGAGCGGGGCCAGAGGTAGCCACAGTAAGGCTAGAGGCCGCAAAGAACCCGGCCCAATCAGAAAGCCGGCGTCGCAGGATATGGCGGATCGTGCGCAACATCTTGATCGGCGTAATCGCCGCCGTTGCCGCGATCTGGCTGGTGCTTTTCATCACCAAGGGACGGTTCCTGAAGGGCCCGTTCGAACGCACCGTTACCCGCCTGATCGACCGCCCGGTCAGGGTTGGCGGCGACTTTCAGCTTTATTTCGCGCCATTCGACATCAAGTTTCTGGCCGAGGGGCTGACCGTCGCCAATCCGGACTGGACCACCCGACGTCACCTGTTCACCGCGCGGCGCATCGCCACCCGGATCGCGCCGCTGTCTTTGCTGTTCGGGCGACGGCGGCTGCGCTGGCTGGACCTCAGCGATGCATCGCTCGACCTTGAATGGAATGACGCGCGAACCGCAAACAGCTGGACCTTCGCCAGCGACGGGAAGGGTAAGCCGTTCGAGTTGCCAATTATCGACCGTGCCGTACTTGTCTCGACCGCACTCCGTTACCGCGATCCGCAGCTCGACCTGATCGCGGATCTTGATTTCTCCTCGATCCGCTCGCGCGATGCACGGATCGGCGAGGCGGTCCGCTTCACGGGGGTTGGACGGATCCGTCGGACGCCGTTCACGCTACGCGGCGCGCTGCTCACCCCCAACGCAACCGCCGCACGTGGCCGCAACCGGCTTCTGCTCAACGCCGTCGCCGCTCAGAACCGCATCACCATGTCCGGCACGCTGCCCAGCCTAGCCGACATCGAGGGGGTTCCCTTGGCGGTGACGGCGCGCGGGCGCAACGCTGCCGAACTACTAGGCATCCTCGGCGTCGTTATCCCGCGCACACGCGCCTATCGCCTGAAATCGACCTTGGTGAAGCGCGGCTCCGAATATCGTTTCGGCGACCTGACGGGGCGGTTTGGGGACAGCGACATCACCGGTGCTTTTACCGTTCAAAACGGCGGCCCGCGCGTCCACATCGACGCCAATCTGACGACGCGGTTGCTCGACATTGTCGATGTCGCGCCCTTCATTGGATACAATCCCGATTTGGTGGCGAGCCGCGGTTTTGCAGCCGCGGCTAGGGCGGCGGGCGCGCCACCCGCGCGCCTGCTGCCCGATGCCTCGCTCCGCGCCGAAGGGCTGCGTGCGTTCGACGCCGACGTCCGCTATCGGGTATCGCGCCTGCGATCGGACAGCGTTCCTGTGACCGATGTTTCAGTGACCGTCGCGCTCGACAACGGGTTGCTCCACCTTTCGCCGTTCAGCTTCACAATGGCGCGCGGCACCGTGGCGTCGGACGTCCGTATCGACTGGCGCAGGCGACCCGCGCGCATCGCCTATGATTTTCGGATGGGTGCCACGCCGATGGCGCGGCTGCTCGCTGGCTTCGGCGTTGAAGAAGCAGGGACCAGCGGCACGGTTCGAGGTCGCGTGCAACTGGAAGGCGATGGCGACACGCTGCACGATTCCCTGGCCACGTCGCGCGGCCGTATCGCGTTCGTCATCCCTCAGGGACAGCTCACGACCCGCAACGTCCAGCTTTCCGAACTCGATCTTGGAACATTTGTCCAGAAGATGTTTGAGTCGCGGCTGAAGGAGCCGGTCAGGATCAATTGCGGTCTGATCGCCTTTACGGTGAAAGGAGGAGCAGCTGCCGCCGATCCCATCCTGATTGACACGAGCAAGAACGTGGTCGTCGGCCGCGGCGGGTTCAGCTTTGCCACCGAACAGATCGACCTTGCCTTTCGTGCCGACGCCAAGAAGTTCAGCCTGTTTTCCGGGCAGTCACCTGTCGGCATCGGCGGCTATTTCGCCAAGCCGTCGCTTGATGTCGTCAGCCCGCAACTGCTCGGCCGCGCAGGGGCGGGCCTCGGATTGGCGGTGTTGGCCATGCCGCCGGCCGCGCTGCTTGCGTTCGTCGATGTCGGCGATGCACGCGCCGCGGCGTGCGGCCCCGTCTTGGCCGGCGCTACCGCCAAGGGGCAGCGCACCCGGGACGGCAAGCCTCGAGACGATCTCGGCACGGGCACCGAGGATAGGTCGAAGGACAAACTGCGCAAGAAGTTCCTCGGCATCTTCTGA
- the cobA gene encoding uroporphyrinogen-III C-methyltransferase encodes MPHDNFPAGSVWLVGAGPGDPDLLTRKALRLISEADVIFHDALVGPGVLDLIEPHTKQISVGKRSGRHSKDQATIDALIVEAALAGQRVVRLKGGDPAIFGRTAEEVAACQAAGVPVRICPGITAASAAVASAGASLTLRGVARRLTFVTAHPQAGRPLDLDWQALAAPDATLAIYMGREAAATVAQQLIGAGRAPETPVLVVVNAALPDERIIRGQLFALAFLVGAVSDDDPAVLIIGEATAAYAAKAPTASPSRQIRELT; translated from the coding sequence ATGCCGCATGACAACTTCCCCGCTGGCAGCGTCTGGCTGGTTGGCGCGGGACCGGGTGATCCCGATCTGCTCACGCGCAAGGCGCTGCGCCTGATTTCGGAAGCGGACGTCATCTTCCACGACGCGCTGGTCGGACCCGGCGTGCTTGATCTGATCGAGCCGCACACCAAACAGATCAGTGTCGGCAAGCGATCGGGCCGCCATTCCAAGGATCAGGCGACGATCGACGCGCTCATCGTCGAAGCGGCGCTGGCGGGGCAGCGCGTCGTCCGCCTGAAAGGCGGCGATCCGGCGATCTTCGGCCGGACGGCAGAGGAAGTTGCCGCATGCCAAGCCGCCGGTGTGCCAGTGCGCATCTGTCCCGGCATCACTGCCGCCAGTGCGGCAGTCGCTTCGGCCGGGGCGAGCCTGACGCTGCGCGGTGTTGCTCGCCGGTTGACCTTTGTCACTGCGCATCCACAGGCCGGTCGCCCCCTCGACCTCGACTGGCAAGCGCTTGCGGCACCCGATGCGACGCTTGCCATCTATATGGGCCGCGAGGCCGCCGCGACCGTCGCGCAGCAGCTGATCGGCGCAGGCCGCGCTCCCGAAACGCCGGTGCTCGTCGTCGTCAACGCAGCGCTGCCGGACGAGCGGATCATCCGCGGCCAGTTGTTCGCGCTCGCCTTCCTGGTCGGGGCGGTGAGCGATGACGATCCGGCTGTGCTCATCATCGGCGAAGCCACCGCAGCCTATGCGGCCAAAGCCCCGACCGCATCGCCCAGCCGCCAGATCCGCGAGCTAACGTGA
- a CDS encoding molybdopterin-dependent oxidoreductase — protein sequence MIRTTCAYCGVGCGIVATRTGERSVEIKGDPEHPANHGRLCSKGTHLGETVGLEGRLLAPMIGNRRASWDKALDLVARRFRETIARHGPGSVAFYVSGQLLTEDYYVANKLMKGFIGTANIDTNSRLCMSSAVAGHIRAFGEDVVPASYDDIDAADLIVLVGSNTAWCHPIVYQRIRARCEGGAKLVVIDPRRTETAEQADLHLPIRPGSDVALMNGLLAWCRDAGALDQAFLRDHVAVPEGFWNLEGADLWSTAQTCDVPAADLRRFYEMFAATPRTVTLFSQGVNQSLAGTDQVNAILNVHQATGRIGKPGAQPFSITGQPNAMGGREVGGLASTLAAHMDFSEASRAIVQRFWASPTIAERPGLKAVDMFRAVGEGRIKALWVMATNPAVSMPDATQVREALAACPFVVVSDVMADTDTGAFAHVRLPAAAWGEKDGTVTNSDRTVSRQRAIFPLPGEARPDWWIVKEVARRMGWKTAFAYDRPAEIWREHVRLSTYQNDGQRLFSLAGRGAGGNADYDAMLPFRWGGMPFADGRFPTADGRARLVPVAQKPLAAPLRDWPMTLNTGRYRDHWHSMTRTGLAPKLARHREEPLVEVHSHDAAQLGIADGALARVSTPQGESLYRARVTDTQRPGELFVPIHWTDRTSTGGRTGLLPRPLADPISGQPGFKATPAMIGAVETKWRGFLILVGEPARQPDCLWATRVAIPAGSLWELAGDGDPLRLETSLPLGERIEAIDRARGTRRIAVLAKGRLVAALFITEHGELPARDWLIAQLGEAEAAPTLLAGRAPGAVVDRGPVVCACFDIGMKTVVAAIRDQGLVDVAAIGAAIGAGTNCGSCRPALARLIAGETTHAA from the coding sequence ATGATCCGCACGACCTGCGCCTACTGCGGCGTCGGGTGCGGGATCGTCGCAACACGCACCGGCGAGCGTTCAGTAGAGATCAAGGGCGACCCCGAGCATCCCGCCAACCATGGGCGTCTGTGCTCGAAGGGAACGCATCTGGGCGAAACGGTCGGCCTGGAAGGCCGGCTGCTCGCGCCCATGATCGGCAATCGCCGCGCTTCGTGGGACAAGGCGCTCGATCTCGTTGCCCGGCGCTTTCGCGAGACGATCGCGCGGCATGGGCCAGGCAGCGTCGCCTTTTACGTTTCGGGTCAGTTGCTGACCGAGGACTATTACGTTGCCAACAAGCTGATGAAGGGTTTCATCGGCACGGCGAACATCGACACCAATTCGCGCCTCTGCATGTCGAGCGCGGTGGCCGGCCACATCCGCGCATTCGGCGAGGATGTCGTGCCCGCATCCTATGATGACATCGACGCCGCCGACCTCATCGTCCTGGTGGGCTCGAACACCGCCTGGTGCCATCCGATTGTCTATCAGCGCATCCGCGCCAGGTGCGAAGGCGGTGCCAAGCTCGTCGTCATCGATCCGCGCCGCACCGAAACCGCCGAGCAGGCCGACCTTCACCTTCCGATCCGACCCGGCAGCGACGTCGCGCTGATGAACGGGCTGCTCGCCTGGTGCCGCGACGCGGGCGCGCTCGATCAGGCGTTTCTTCGCGATCATGTCGCGGTGCCCGAGGGGTTCTGGAACCTTGAAGGGGCCGATCTGTGGTCCACCGCGCAGACCTGCGACGTTCCCGCAGCCGACCTTCGCCGCTTCTACGAAATGTTCGCCGCCACTCCGCGCACAGTGACGCTCTTCAGCCAGGGCGTGAACCAGTCGCTTGCCGGTACGGATCAGGTGAATGCGATCCTCAACGTCCATCAGGCGACGGGCCGCATCGGCAAGCCGGGTGCGCAGCCCTTTTCGATCACCGGTCAGCCCAATGCGATGGGCGGCCGGGAGGTTGGCGGCCTTGCTTCGACACTCGCCGCGCACATGGATTTTAGCGAAGCGAGCCGCGCGATCGTGCAACGCTTCTGGGCATCACCGACGATCGCCGAGAGGCCGGGCCTCAAGGCAGTCGACATGTTTCGTGCGGTCGGCGAAGGGCGGATCAAGGCGCTGTGGGTGATGGCGACCAACCCAGCCGTGTCCATGCCGGATGCCACCCAGGTGCGCGAGGCGCTGGCGGCGTGCCCCTTTGTCGTTGTCAGCGACGTGATGGCCGACACCGATACCGGCGCCTTTGCGCATGTCCGACTGCCGGCCGCCGCATGGGGTGAGAAGGACGGCACCGTCACCAACTCGGACCGCACCGTGAGCCGCCAGCGCGCAATCTTCCCGCTGCCGGGAGAGGCGCGACCGGACTGGTGGATCGTCAAGGAAGTCGCGCGGCGCATGGGGTGGAAGACGGCCTTCGCCTATGACCGGCCTGCCGAAATCTGGCGCGAACATGTGCGGCTCTCAACCTATCAGAATGACGGCCAGCGGCTGTTCTCGCTGGCGGGGCGCGGCGCGGGCGGCAATGCTGACTATGACGCGATGTTGCCGTTTCGCTGGGGCGGGATGCCCTTTGCCGATGGCCGCTTTCCGACTGCCGACGGACGCGCGCGGCTGGTGCCGGTCGCGCAAAAGCCGCTCGCTGCGCCGCTCCGCGATTGGCCGATGACCCTCAACACGGGGCGCTATCGCGATCATTGGCACAGCATGACGCGTACCGGCCTTGCGCCAAAGCTGGCACGCCACCGCGAGGAGCCGTTGGTGGAGGTGCATTCGCATGATGCCGCGCAGTTGGGAATCGCCGACGGCGCCCTCGCCCGCGTATCGACGCCGCAGGGAGAGAGCCTCTACCGCGCTCGCGTCACTGATACGCAGCGGCCGGGCGAGCTGTTCGTGCCGATCCACTGGACCGATCGCACCTCAACCGGCGGGCGCACCGGCTTGCTCCCGCGTCCGCTTGCCGATCCGATCTCCGGCCAGCCGGGATTCAAGGCGACGCCCGCCATGATCGGCGCAGTCGAGACCAAGTGGCGCGGTTTCCTGATTCTGGTGGGCGAGCCTGCGCGGCAACCCGATTGTTTGTGGGCGACCCGCGTGGCGATCCCGGCAGGCAGCCTGTGGGAGCTGGCAGGCGATGGTGACCCGCTGCGACTGGAAACATCGTTGCCACTAGGTGAGCGGATCGAGGCGATCGACCGCGCGCGCGGCACGCGCCGGATCGCGGTACTTGCCAAGGGGCGGCTGGTCGCCGCGCTGTTTATTACCGAACACGGCGAGCTGCCCGCGCGCGACTGGCTGATCGCACAGCTTGGCGAGGCAGAGGCCGCGCCAACCCTTCTGGCTGGCCGCGCACCAGGCGCGGTGGTCGATCGCGGCCCGGTTGTTTGCGCCTGTTTCGACATTGGCATGAAGACCGTCGTCGCCGCGATTCGCGACCAGGGGCTGGTCGACGTCGCGGCAATTGGTGCGGCTATCGGCGCGGGCACCAATTGCGGCTCGTGCCGCCCCGCGCTCGCGCGGCTCATTGCTGGGGAGACTACGCATGCCGCATGA
- the nirD gene encoding nitrite reductase small subunit NirD — MNGEWLDIGWVEEIPLRGSRTVQIVGGDDIAVFRTGEGHVFALLDRCPHKHGRLSQGIVHGGAVACPLHNWRISLSTGEALGQDKGCTPTVPVKLSGGRVLICRAGALKAAA, encoded by the coding sequence ATGAACGGCGAGTGGCTCGATATCGGCTGGGTCGAGGAGATCCCGTTGCGCGGCAGCCGGACGGTGCAGATCGTGGGCGGTGACGACATTGCCGTCTTCCGAACAGGCGAGGGTCATGTGTTCGCGCTGCTCGACCGCTGTCCGCACAAGCACGGGCGGCTTTCGCAAGGGATCGTCCACGGCGGTGCCGTCGCCTGCCCGCTGCACAACTGGCGCATCTCGCTATCCACTGGCGAGGCGCTGGGCCAGGACAAGGGGTGCACGCCGACAGTGCCGGTCAAGCTCAGCGGCGGGCGGGTGCTGATCTGCCGCGCGGGCGCACTGAAAGCGGCGGCATGA